From the Lampris incognitus isolate fLamInc1 chromosome 6, fLamInc1.hap2, whole genome shotgun sequence genome, one window contains:
- the rlig1 gene encoding uncharacterized protein C12orf29 homolog isoform X1 encodes MRRLGSVQQKMACVFVPDVKEEQSRKRECQQFQVIATENVNPVAVEANVDCAHATEKLDGTCCYVSLYKGQPYLWARLDMKPNKQTEKRFRKYQHSHKTSQGFMWNLEEDFKVVPETWIPAHKVKHHNGHPVPDEHGHIPGWVPVEMDNKQYCWHSSVVDYLAGVALVLRPDSESEDLLEIAAVPLVDLVEQTLELIGTNVNGNPYGLGSKKQPVHALVLHGSICIRNPPPVDFQQLRDWFQESPEGCVEGIVWHCNDGTLVKVHRHHLGLRWPDGNTFFGGRPVVININRAVDEYNSSKDLFMLFSILNGRCFSQLQDIQFDS; translated from the exons ATGCGACGCCTTGGCTCGGTGCAACAGAAAATGGCCTGCGTGTTTGTCCCGGACGTGAAAGAGGAGCAGTCCAGAAAACGCGAGTGCCAG CAATTTCAGGTTATTGCCACAGAAAATGTGAATCCTGTGGCAGTGGAGGCTAATGTTGATTGTGCACATGCCACAGAAAAACTGGATGGCACTTGCTGTTATGTGTCACTTTATAAAG GTCAGCCATACCTGTGGGCCCGACTTGATATGAAACccaacaaacagacagagaagcgATTCAGAAAGTATCAGCATTCTCACAAGACTTCACAAG GTTTCATGTGGAACTTAGAGGAAGATTTTAAGGTGGTCCCAGAAACCTGGATCCCGGCTCATAAGGTCAAGCATCATAATGGACATCCAGTGCCGGATGAACATGGGCATATTCCAG GTTGGGTTCCAGTGGAGATGGACAACAAGCAGTACTGTTGGCACTCCTCTGTGGTGGACTATCTGGCCGGTGTCGCTCTAGTGCTCAGGCCTGATAGTGAGAGTGAAGATCTGTTGGAAATTGCTGCAGTTCCTCTAGTGGACCTCGTGGAACAGACGCTGGAGCTCATCGGTACCAACGTCAATGGGAACCCTTATG GACTGGGGAGTAAAAAGCAGCCGGTGCATGCCCTAGTGTTACATGGGAGTATTTGTATCAGAAACCCTCCCCCAGTGGACTTTCAGCAGCTTCGTGACTGGTTTCAGGAGAGTCCAGAGGGCTGTGTAGAGGGCATTGTCTGGCACTGCAATGACGGCACTTTGGTTAAG GTTCATCGTCACCACTTGGGGCTAAGGTGGCCTGACGGCAACACCTTCTTTGGCGGCAGGCCTGTGGTCATCAACATCAACAGGGCGGTTGACGAATACAACAGCAGCAAGGACTTGTTCATGCTCTTTTCAATACTAAATGGACGCTGCTTCAGCCAACTGCAGGACATCCAGTTTGACTCATGA
- the rlig1 gene encoding uncharacterized protein C12orf29 homolog isoform X2, translated as MRRLGSVQQKMACVFVPDVKEEQSRKRECQQFQVIATENVNPVAVEANVDCAHATEKLDGTCCYVSLYKGQPYLWARLDMKPNKQTEKRFRKYQHSHKTSQGWVPVEMDNKQYCWHSSVVDYLAGVALVLRPDSESEDLLEIAAVPLVDLVEQTLELIGTNVNGNPYGLGSKKQPVHALVLHGSICIRNPPPVDFQQLRDWFQESPEGCVEGIVWHCNDGTLVKVHRHHLGLRWPDGNTFFGGRPVVININRAVDEYNSSKDLFMLFSILNGRCFSQLQDIQFDS; from the exons ATGCGACGCCTTGGCTCGGTGCAACAGAAAATGGCCTGCGTGTTTGTCCCGGACGTGAAAGAGGAGCAGTCCAGAAAACGCGAGTGCCAG CAATTTCAGGTTATTGCCACAGAAAATGTGAATCCTGTGGCAGTGGAGGCTAATGTTGATTGTGCACATGCCACAGAAAAACTGGATGGCACTTGCTGTTATGTGTCACTTTATAAAG GTCAGCCATACCTGTGGGCCCGACTTGATATGAAACccaacaaacagacagagaagcgATTCAGAAAGTATCAGCATTCTCACAAGACTTCACAAG GTTGGGTTCCAGTGGAGATGGACAACAAGCAGTACTGTTGGCACTCCTCTGTGGTGGACTATCTGGCCGGTGTCGCTCTAGTGCTCAGGCCTGATAGTGAGAGTGAAGATCTGTTGGAAATTGCTGCAGTTCCTCTAGTGGACCTCGTGGAACAGACGCTGGAGCTCATCGGTACCAACGTCAATGGGAACCCTTATG GACTGGGGAGTAAAAAGCAGCCGGTGCATGCCCTAGTGTTACATGGGAGTATTTGTATCAGAAACCCTCCCCCAGTGGACTTTCAGCAGCTTCGTGACTGGTTTCAGGAGAGTCCAGAGGGCTGTGTAGAGGGCATTGTCTGGCACTGCAATGACGGCACTTTGGTTAAG GTTCATCGTCACCACTTGGGGCTAAGGTGGCCTGACGGCAACACCTTCTTTGGCGGCAGGCCTGTGGTCATCAACATCAACAGGGCGGTTGACGAATACAACAGCAGCAAGGACTTGTTCATGCTCTTTTCAATACTAAATGGACGCTGCTTCAGCCAACTGCAGGACATCCAGTTTGACTCATGA